The Armatimonadota bacterium DNA segment CTGGGCGATCATGGCTGGTACGACAAGCGCTTCATGTACGAGGAATCGCTGCGGATGCCGTTGCTGGTGCGCTATCCGCCCGAGATCGCCCCCGGCTCCGCTCGCGGCGACATCGTGCTCAACGTGGACTTCGCGCCCACGTTTCTCGATCTCGCAGGCGTAGATGCGCCGGACGATATGCAGGGTCGCAGCTTCCGTCCTCTGCTGAGGGGCGAGCATGTGGCGGACTGGCGGCACGCGATGTACTACCGCTACTGGATGCACCTCGGCCATCACCGTGTCGCCGCCCACTACGGGCTGCGCACCCTGCGCCACAAGCTCATCTATTACTACGGCGACGCGTGCGGACAACCCGGGGCGGTGGACGATCCCAGAGAGCCGGAGTGGGAGCTGTTCGACCTTGACAAGGACCCGCACGAGCTAGACAACATGTATCACGATGCCGGCTGCACCGAGGTAGTGAAGGAGCTGCGCCGGGAGCTGCGGCATCTGCAACAGGAGGTTGGCGACGAGCCGCACCAGGCAGAGCTGTAACGCGGTCCGCCAGCGCCATCCACGCCAAGGGAACCGTGCAAACCTCGCCTGTGAATCCGGCACCGCGGCCGCGGCGCCCAACACGGCCGAGGCGGCCATGCTACATGGAGGCGGCTAGGCCAACGCTCCGAGTTCACCGCACCGCCACAATTGATATTGACAAGCGGGTCTCGCTGGCATACAATCCACACGGCTGACGGCCGAAAAAACCATAGCGATGCGGCAGTAGGCCAGGCGTCCCCGCCCGGCCCAGCAGGAACCCGCGACTTCAGCCCTTGACGCGCCTGCTTCATGCCATCCTGAGCACCGGGTGGCAAGGAGCAGGCGCGTTTGGTTTGTGGCCGTCAGTGGCGGAAGGAGCGATGACCGTGTGGGACAGACTGCAGTTGGAACCTATCGTTTCCGGGTGCCCAAATCGCTGCCGTCACTGCTCGGAGGAGGGTGGCCCGCCTTTCGGCGCGCTCATGAGCCTTGATGATGTCAAGTGGCTTGTGGGCGAGTTCGGGCGCGCCTTCGAGAAAACGACAGGCCACGCCCCGAGTGTCCGCTGCGGGCTCGACACCTTCGAGCCCACCGCTCATCCGGACTTCGTGCGCCTGAAGGCATACGAATTGTCTTTCATCCCCGAGGCCCGGCGGCACGAGTTCGACATGCTCAGTTCCAACGGATATGGCCTGGCTCGCCTTGAAGACTGGCGACCCGTCTATGAGGCGCTGATTGCTGCAGGCTTCTCGGGAATTGGCTTTGCGATCCACGGGCTGGAGGCCGAGCACGACTGGTTCGTGCGGCGATCGGGAGCCTACCGGGACCTGGTAATCGCGACCCAGCGGGCGCTTGCCTGCGGCATGAGAGTCTGGTTCGAGATACACCTCAACAAGAGAAACCTGGACTCGTTCAACTCGATTGCTGAGATGCTGGAACAACTCGGTGGAGGCAAGATCAGGATTATCACCGGCGTCCCCGGTTTCTTCCCTAATGACCGCCTACGGGAATTCGAGGCGTTGCTTCGGCCCACCAAGGCTGACCTCGACTTGTTCGCCGAGGCCCTAGAGCGGATGAAGTGCGGGGTGGAAACAGAGGCGGTCTGGACGCAGCGCCTTATGGAGAAGGGCAGGAAGATATGCCCGCACACCTACGAGCATGGCGGCAACGTACCCTCGGAACGCACGCTCGGCCGGCTTGTCGTCATGCCTGACTTAGACGTGAAGGAGTTGTTCTTCTCACGCCCTGCGATTCCGCACGGCAATGTCAGGCGGGACGGCATCGAAAGCGTCTGGCGCAGCATTCTCGAAGCGCAGGGGCCCCCTCTCCCTGAGCCGCAAGAACTCGCGCGGCTTTACGGCGACTTCGGGTCCCAGGCCCTCCATCCTTGCGGCGACAGCGTCTACATGAAACTTTGCGATCGCTACTGGCACGGTCGACCGCAGACCGCAAGCGGGAGGACATCAAGATGACCCCAGGCCTTGTGATCAAAGAAGGGTCCCGCGTACGGATTCGTCAATTGTGCGAAGACGATATTCCGCGCATGGCCGCGCACGGCTTCGGCGGCGAGGAGGGAACAAGACGGT contains these protein-coding regions:
- a CDS encoding radical SAM protein, with the translated sequence MTVWDRLQLEPIVSGCPNRCRHCSEEGGPPFGALMSLDDVKWLVGEFGRAFEKTTGHAPSVRCGLDTFEPTAHPDFVRLKAYELSFIPEARRHEFDMLSSNGYGLARLEDWRPVYEALIAAGFSGIGFAIHGLEAEHDWFVRRSGAYRDLVIATQRALACGMRVWFEIHLNKRNLDSFNSIAEMLEQLGGGKIRIITGVPGFFPNDRLREFEALLRPTKADLDLFAEALERMKCGVETEAVWTQRLMEKGRKICPHTYEHGGNVPSERTLGRLVVMPDLDVKELFFSRPAIPHGNVRRDGIESVWRSILEAQGPPLPEPQELARLYGDFGSQALHPCGDSVYMKLCDRYWHGRPQTASGRTSR